One Ranitomeya imitator isolate aRanImi1 chromosome 1, aRanImi1.pri, whole genome shotgun sequence DNA window includes the following coding sequences:
- the SAV1 gene encoding protein salvador homolog 1: MLSRKKTKKEVSKPSEVQGKYVKKETSPLLRNLMPSFIRHGPTIPRRTDLCPPEPAPSQYNPPGDGMVSRNQSFLRTPIQRPPHEVLRRESNRLSAPSYLVRGLGDVPREYGSSAQSFLTEGNSVLENGDANSRYFSSDHHYDGQRRKQLGERAHEDYRYYEHGGEHVQRMLHGPGRHPAGIGRIAATSLGNLTSHSSEDMPLPAGWSVDWTIRGRKYYIDHNTNTTHWSHPLEREGLPPGWERVESAEFGVYYVDHINKRAQYKHPCAPSVPRYDQPPPLPPPVTYQQVERSQALLVPANPYHTAEIPDWLQVYARAPVKYDHILKWELFQLADLDTYQGMLKLLFMKELERIVKLYEAYRQTLITEVETRKQRQQWYSQHKNF, encoded by the exons ATGTTATCCAGGAAGAAAACTAAGAAAGAAGTGTCCAAACCTTCCGAGGTGCAGGGGAAGTACGTGAAGAAGGAGACGTCCCCCCTGCTGCGGA ATCTGATGCCATCTTTCATCCGCCATGGACCGACCATACCTAGACGGACTGATCTCTGCCCTCCAGAACCTGCTCCTTCTCAATATAACCCCCCGGGGGATGGGATGGTTTCTAGAAACCAAAGCTTTTTGCGGACTCCTATTCAAAGACCACCCCATGAGGTCTTACGCAGAGAGAGCAATAGACTTTCTGCCCCATCTTATTTAGTTCGAGGACTGGGTGATGTTCCTCGGGAATATGGATCCTCAGCTCAGTCCTTCCTAACAGAGGGTAATTCGGTTCTGGAGAACGGCGATGCAAACTCGAGGTACTTCAGCTCGGATCACCACTATGATGGACAGAGAAGGAAGCAGCTTGGGGAGCGTGCACATGAAGACTATAGATACTATGAGCATGGAGGCGAGCACGTACAAAGGATGTTGCATGGACCGGGCCGACATCCCGCAG GTATCGGGAGGATCGCAGCAACCTCATTAGGAAACTTAACGAGTCACAGCTCCGAAGACATGCCCCTTCCTGCTGGGTGGTCGGTGGACTGGACGATACGGGGCAGGAAGTACTACATTGACCACAATACCAACACTACGCATTGGAGTCACCCACTGGAGAGAGAAGGCCTGCCCCCCGGCTGGGAGCGAGTGGAGTCTGCAGAATTTGGGGTTTATTATGTGGATCATATTAATAAGCGGGCTCAGTACAAGCATCCATGTGCGCCAAG CGTTCCCCGCTACGATcagccccctcccctcccccctccTGTAACTTATCAGCAAGTGGAAAGAAGCCAAGCGCTCCTCGTGCCTGCCAATCCATACCATACGGCCGAGATCCCCGATTGGCTTCAAGTCTACGCCAGGGCCCCCGTGAA ATATGACCACATCTTGAAGTGGGAACTCTTCCAGCTGGCAGACTTGGACACGTACCAGGGCATGCTCAAGTTACTGTTCATGAAAGAACTAGAGAGGATAGTAAAACTGTATGAGGCCTATAGACAGACATTGATCACCGAGGTGGAGACCAGAAAACAGAGACAACAGTGGTACTCTCAGCACAAGAACTTCTGA